The genomic stretch AAATCGCAGTAATCCCGGCGTTGCCCTAATGACCTGCAGCGGGTCGACCCGCACTATAACGTGATACATGGTCTGCTCTGAGGGCGAGTCTCCGTACTCGCCCATTTTTTCGCGAAAGCGCACGTCCACATACCATCATGAGCAGTATTTCCCCCTCAAAGCGGCAATGCCGCCGGGTGGTCGTTGGGACTTCTTATTTCACGCGGCTTGGCACTCCGCAGCAGCCCGAGGGACCAAGATCAATCGAAAAGCACTCGATACATATTCGCTGAAGCGGCTGAACGAGATTGTTTCAGCAATCGCGTCTACTGCGGACCACGTCGACGCTGACGGGCGGACGGCCGTTGGCTACCCTGATGTCATCCGATGTGAAGATCCGCTGTTCGGTGCGAAGCGGCAGTTCAATGGCAAGCAGCTTCATGATACGAACGCAGGGCTCGCGCCGCGAATACAATGTACCTGCACACTGGCGCGGCACGGGACTGACTGTCGAATCACTGGCAACCGTTGGCCGCGGCCGTGCGCTGCACGCCCCAGCTGCCTGTCGACGTCCGGGGCGTTCCGTTAATGCGGACCCGACCGCGCGGCGCCGTGCGATCCCAGCGGGATACCACGCTGTCGGCGTGTACGTCCGTATCGCCCAGGCGAGCCGATCCGGCCAGAAACGGGATCAAGTCTTGCTGCGCAGCTTTGCACGGGAGAAGATCATGGTCAGACTTTTCGGCATCCTGGCGCTGGCGGCTGCCGTCTCGGGATGTGCTGCAGCCCCGCCATACGGTTACAGCGATCCTGCGTACGGACCAAACTACTACGCGCCGGGGCCCAGCATCGGCGTGGGTGTGGGAGGCGGCAGCCTCGGCGGTGGTCTGGGTATCGGTGTAGGTGTCGGGTTCTAGGCTGCGCGCCACCTGACCCCGCCTGGTCGAGTCGCCGTCTGCGCCAGCCATTGGGACTCTTCATTGGGACTCTTGCCTGTCGCCGCAACTCGCCATTCGCGCAATCGCGTCTGACGCGCCACGACGTGTGCCAGGCAGTCCCGCAGTCAGCGCCAGGTGACACGCTTTTCGCCGTCCATGGCGATATCCATACGGTTAGATAGCCCAGCCGCCGCGCCCGTCGCGGGCTCACCCCCTGCCCCTCAATGCGCTTCTTTCAATTTCTACCCAAAAACTGTGTTTCGGGACAACAAAACTCAGGGACGTCCAGATCGGACCGTGTCTCCCAACATCCGGCTGCACGAACGATGCGCTCACTTTTCACTTTTCCAGGTTTTCCCTTTTGACAACAACGGACAACGCTAGCCGTTAAAGTCGCCTGACGGTACGGCCCGATCGGAGAATATGAGGTTGGCAGCAGAAACGGATTGGCTACAGCTTTTACTGCAGAGCGGGCGCGACGCCGCGCGCGCTGCACTCCGGCTGCCCCGCTGGAAAAGATCACCGACGCGCGGCACGCGCAATGCTCGCTCTGATTAGCCTCGTCATTTCGCCCCTGGAGGAGATCATGTCAAGCCAAGCCTATGCGCCCTACCGCGGATGCGGGATCACGGTCCACGTTACGGTGGCGACGTCGCATGCGCTCGGTGGCGCATGTCGGCGGTTCCGGGTGTCATGGAGGGTCTCATTACCCGGGGATACGCAGCAGAAGCTTGCAAACTTTCCAGAGCAGTTTGATTTCCTGACAGAGCAAGAGGCGTTCAGGTACGGCGAGAATCGGGCGCACACATTCATCGATTCCGTTCTTTGCGTGCCTGCCCAAGGCCCCGGCTTGCAGACCCGTATTCACAAGTAACGCTCTTATGGATCAAGCCGCAGCGTATGTCGCATGCGCGAGAGAACGCGAGGCTACACATCTGCTGCGGATCGTATGGCGCCCATGAACACCCGAAAAAATGGCTCAAACGGCACCCGCTCAACAACGTGCCACCTCAGCGGAGCTGGTTTATACCCTTCGCACCTTGTGGCTGGTTGTCTTCATCGCTGATCAGCTAACGAAGATCGGTTAGCAGGGGTCATTAGTGCGCCACTTAAACCGGAGCCCAGACGGACATTTGGAGCATGGCGTATACCCTCTGACGGACCTTATGTATCGACATCAGCGCATACTTGTAGTGCTGCGATCCGAACCTGTGATCATGAGAAAGCGTCCATCCCCGGACGCACGGCCAGCGTTAGCACTGTTGAGGCCAGTCCATGAAAACAACGAATATGTCCCACCGCTCGGAAACGCTAGCGCCTGCATCACCCGCTTGCGGTATTGACGACGTTCGGGCAGCGCTGTTGCAAAGTGAGATGCGTTTCAGAATCCTTCTGGATGATTTTCCGGTGGCAATCTACTGCTGTGACGCCAACGGCAAGCTCACGCTCTTTAACGACGCCGCCGTCCAGCTTTGGGGGCGATCGCCTGAAATTGGCATGGATTCGTGGTGCGGATCACATAGGATGTTCACGGTCGAAGGCCGTCCGCTTCCGCTTGATCGCTGCCCCATGGCACTCACCCTTCTCGAACAGCAGGAGATCGGTATCTCCGAGGCCATTGTCGAGCGACCTGACGGTTCGCGCCGCAACGTGCTGGCTCATCCCCGCCTGCTGGCCGGTTCCAACGGAGAAGTGCTCGGCGCAATCAATATCGTCATCGACATTACCGAACGCAAACGCCTTGAAGAACAGCTCAAAGATGCTGATCGGCGCAAGGACGAATTTCTGGCGATGCTCGCTCATGAACTGCGTAACCCACTCGCGCCAGTTCGCTCCGCCGTCGAAGTGCTGAAATCTGGACGACCGTCGGACATACAGATATCGCAGGCTGTGAAGGTGATCGATCGCCAGACGACGCATCTGACCAGCATCGTCGACGATCTGCTTGATGTTGCCCGCATCAAGCATCGACGCGTTACTTTGAACAAAACGAACGTTGAGCTCGCCGAGGTGCTGGCCGACGCGATCGACATCGTTGCACCCGAAGTTGCCATGCGTGGATTGCGTCTCACCGTCGAGCAGCCGACGCACGCCGTCTCGTTGCATTGTGATCGCACGCGCCTCGCCCAGATGCTGGGCAATCTGCTCAACAACGCAGCGAAGTACAACCGAGAGAAAGGAGCAATCTTCCTGTGCGTGACGGTGGACGGCAAAGACCTCATCGTGACCGTACGGGATACAGGTATCGGGATTAAAAAATCGATGCTCGGCCAGGTGTTCGATCTTTTCACGCAAGTACGGAACGGCTTCACTCGACAAAGTGGCGGACTCGGAATCGGCTTATCCGTGGTGAAAGTAATGGCTGAGATGCACGGGGGATCTATCTCGGCGGCCAGCGACGGCGAAGGGTGTGGCAGCGAGTTCTGCCTGCGCTTGCCCATCGTGACAACAGGCGCGCAGCTTCATTTGGTGGTGCCGGTCGCAGACAGTGTCCAACCGCAGAGGATCATGATTGTGGACGACAATCTTGATGCTGGCGAAGCAATGAAAATGCTGCTGGAATTTCATGGGCACGAGATAACGCTGGCCAGGAACGCTGAAGAGGCTCTCCTCGCCGCCAGGCGCGCCATGCCTGATGTGTTTTTAATCGACATAGGGTTGCCAGGCATGGATGGCCACGCACTTGCGAGCGAACTTCGCATGCTGCCGTGCGATAAACCTCCACGCATGATCGCGGTGACGGGATTCGGCCAGCCGGAAGATCGACAGCGGTCCCTTTCGGCCGGGTTTGACGATCACCTGATCAAACCGGTCGGCCTCTCCCCTTTGCTTCAAAGTCTGGCGCCCGATACGCTCCCGAACGCCACCGGATAAGCCCGATTCCGGGTAGGCGCTGCAGTTCTTCCATCACGCCAGCACCCGAAAGGGCGCGTTGCCCTTCGCTGCCGTCAACGTGTGGCGGCCCGCTGTCTCATGCCGATGCCTTTGCGGATGGATGCCAGATTGTTCAGGCGGCTCAAACAGGCGGTCATTGCCTGTTGTCGATCGACACCACGCGCGCCTTCTGGGACCGTGATCCGATCAGCAGGTCGTCCACTTTCCGAACTGAAATAGACGATTTATGCGGGTGAAAGCGACGCAGTAAGTTGTCAATTAACGCGCACACAGACGAGAAATTGCTGAAGAGCGCACCGGCGTCGTCTGAGGCCACGATCGCGGTAGTGAAGTCGGCCGTCGGCTCACAGAACTATGCGCAACGGTGCCCAGCAAGCGAGCGATTGCGCAAGTGGCAGCACCGAGGCTTGCTGAGCGGCGGCGACAAGCCACGAGGGCCGCACAGCGGGTACGGCGAAGATGGTAAGGTGCCCCGTCTGTCGCTCCGTCGGCGCAGTAATATTTACGCCACGCAATCAAAATCCCAGGCGGACCAGCCTCCTTCATTGCTTTGTCTGCACGTACCCAGGCATAAAATTAGCTGCAGCCATGTAAAAATCTGCGATTGCTCCGGACGGGATCCAGCCTGTGATCAAGATACCAACGGCAGAGGAAGAGCCGGTGCCTCAAGCCTTTCCGATTGTAGGAATCGGCGCCTCCGCGGGCGGACTGGAGGCGATCTCCGAGCTCATCTCCACGATCCCGCGTTCGAGCGGGCTGTCATTTCTTGTCGTACAGCATCTCGATCCGTCCCGTCGAAGCCTGCTGCCAGACATTCTGACCAAACATACTGCGATGCCAGTTGTCGAGGCGATCGAGGGAATGGCCATTGAGGCTGATCACGTCTATGTCATTCCGCCCAACGCCCGCATGCGGGTTGCGCAGCGGCGCATCAATCTGCATCCACGCATCGACGTTCTCGGGCCACCGATGCCAATCGACGACCTGCTCGAGTCGCTCGCCAGTGACCAGGGCGCCAACGCCATCGGGGTGATTCTATCGGGCAGCGGATCCGACGGTGCGCTCGGCCTTAAGGCGATCCAGAACGAAGGCGGCATTACCTTCGCCCAGGACGAGGCGTCCGCCCGTTTTGCCAGCATGCCTCAGGCAGCCATCGGCACGGGATGCGTCGATATGGTGCTTCCCCCGCGGCAGATCGCAGAGGAGATCGTGCGTATCGGACGGCAGCCACATACCGGTGCCGATCAGCCGATGCCGGCAACCCAGGCTGAGAAAAGTCTGCGGCACGTGTTCCGGTTGCTGCACAAGGCCTGCAACGTCGACTTCACGCACTACAAACGCGGCACCATTGAACGCAGGCTGTCCCGGCGCATGGCGCTGCGTCAGACCTCGTCCGTCGACGACTACATAGTCGTGCTCGAATCCGATGCGACGGAAGTGTTCGCACTCGGACGGGATCTGCTGATCCGGGTGACCGAATTTTTCCGCGACCCCGAAACGTTCGAAGCGCTGGTCCAGATCGTATTTCCGAGGTTGCTCGGAGACCGCGAACCGGATATGCCAATCCGGTTGTGGGTTCCCGGTTGTGCGACCGGTGAGGAAGTCTATTCGATCGCGATCTGCCTGATCGAATACCTGGGAGAACGCGCAGCGGATACGCCGATCCAGATTTTTGGCACCGACGTGAGCGTCGATGCACTGGAGATTGCCCGCGCAGGACGCTATATTGAAAACATCGCGCGAAACGTATCGTCCCAGCGCCTGCAACGCTTCTTTGTACGGGATGGCGATTATTACCGTGTCGACAAGGGGGTCCGGGATCTCTGTACGTTCGCGCGTCACAACGTTGCCACCGACCCGCCCTTCTCGCGGATGGATCTCGTCAGCTGCCGCAATCTCCTCATTTACCTGAATCCGGTTCTGCAGCGAAGCGTCATGCCGCTATTTCACTACGCGTTGCGTTCCGACGGCGTGCTGATGCTGGGGCCATCAGAAACGGTGGGCGCCTTCTCTGACCTGTTCGGCGTCATCGAAAGCAAGCGCACGAAGCTCTATAGCAAGAAGCCTCGTCCCGGACGCCCGGGTGCCCGTTCGCTCAGCCTGATGTCTTCGCCCGAATCGGCGGTTCAGCTCACAAGTTCGACGCAGGATCGACGCGAGCCGCCGCTAGTCGAACGGCTCGGGCGCGAGGCCGCGCGCAAGGCGCTCGCGCGGTATGCACCGCCCTATGTCCTGTGCGATGACGAACTGAACATCATTGAGTTTCACGGCGACACCGGACCGTATCTGGTCAATCCCGAAGGGCCACCGAGCAGCAACCTGCAACGGCTCGCCCGACCGGAAGTGTTTCTGGCCATCAGCGAAGCCGTCCGGCAGGCCCGCCAGAGTGGCGCCCCGTTGCGCAGGACAGGACTGCGCGTCGGAGCTGCGGGGAGCGCGGGCGAAGCAGGCATCGAGGTGCATCAGATACAGATCGCCGGTGCCGATGGACGGTGGTTTATCGTCTTCTTTGAGAGCGCGTCACAACGGACAGCGGAAAGCGGTCAAGCTGCGTTAGGGGATAGTTCGATCGCGTCTGCGGTGCTTCGGACCTTGAAGCGTGGCCTCGCCCGAACGGGCGAGCAGGATCGCGGCGTCCAGGACGCGGAGAACGCGCGTCTCAGAGCCGAGCTGGACGCCACCCGTGAACAGCTTCGGGCAACGCTCGAAGAGCATGAGAGCGCCCGGGAGGAGCTTAAATCGAGTGAAGAGGAACTGCTCTCCAGCAATGAGGAATTCCAGAGCACCAACGAGGAACTGGAGACAGCCAAGGAGGAGCTTCAGTCAATCAACGAGGAGCTTTCCACGACCAACGACGAGTTGCGCTACCGGGTCCGTGAACTCAAGACCGTCCACGATGAAGTCACCCGTGCGCGCGACTACGCCGAGGCGATCATTGAAACGATCGCCGAGCCGGTCCTTGTACTTGAGGCCGATCTGCGCATCGTGCGAGCCAATCTGGCTTTCTATCAGGCATTCGCGACGGCGGCCGAGGCGACGATTGGCACGAAGCTGTATCTTCTCGGCAACGGCCAGTGGGATATTCCTGCGCTGCGCACGATGCTCGAAGAGATTCTTCCAGAGAAGACCAGCGTTCGGGACTACGAGATAACGCACGAGTTTCCGCGTATCGGCACGCGCACCATGTGCCTGAACGCAATGCGTGTCGCATGGCCTGGGCAGGCGCTTGTCCTGCTAACTATTCAGGACATGACCCAACAGCGCGATGCGGTGACGCGACTTGAGGCGGCGGATCATCAAAAGGACGAATTCCTCGCCATGCTCGCACATGAACTGCGCAATCCCCTTGCTGCGATTCGCAACGGGCTACAGTTATGGCAACGCGGTGATGCCGACGATGCGTCCATCAAGGCCGCTCAGGCTGCGGCCCAGCGTCAGCTCGCAAATGAGATCGGTCTGGTTGACGATCTGCTGGACGTATCCCGGATTACGCGCGGCATCATCACCCTCAATGTTCGGCGCATCGATCTGGTTGATTCGGTTCGCCACGCGGTTGAAACGATGCGGACGGAAATCGGAATGCGACAGCACGAATTAGTACTCGAGTTGCCAGAGGAAAGCCTGACGGTCGAGGGCGATACGATGCGGCTTGAGCAGATCGTGACGAACCTGCTCGGCAACGCGATCAAGTATACGCCTCCCGGCGGTCGCATCCGGCTTTCGCTCGAACGCGACAGGCACGATGCCGTACTGGACGTCACCGACAACGGTATCGGCATGACTGCTGAGTTCATCCCGACGATTTTCAGGATCTTTGTTCAGGCGGAGCGAACGTCCGATCGCAGGGGCGCGGGTCTCGGGCTCGGCCTGACGCTGGTGCGGCGACTTGTCGAACTGCATCAGGGATCGGTGCATGCTTCCAGTGAAGGTCTTGATCGCGGCAGCAGGTTTGTCGTCCGGCTTCCGGCACTGCCGCCAGGCACCGCACCGGAGCATGCACCGAACTCCGGTCGATCCGTAGAAGGGACGTCCACTACCCACCGGATTCTGGTTGTCGACGACAATGTCGACGCGGCGGAAAGCAGCGCCGCGCTCTTGCGGCTCGACGGACACGTGGTGCAGGTGGCCTGCGACGGGCCAGCCGCGTTGCAGAGCGCAGAGGATTTTCGCCCCGACGTGGTACTGCTCGACATTGGCCTGCCCGGAATGGACGGCTATGAGGTCGCAGAACGGTTGCGTACGATGCCAACTCTGGCCGATGCTGTCCTGATCGCGCTGAGTGGGTATGGAGGGGAACAGCATGCCGAGCGGTGCCAGCAGGCCGGTTTCGATTGTCATCTGGTCAAGCCAGCCAATCTCGAACAACTTGATGCGTTAATTGAGTCATCCCGCAGCAGGCGCACGCCTGCCAACAATGCGCCGTGAGCGATGCGTTACGGGCGTAGAGCGGGCGCAGTGAGATTGGCGTCGCTTTGCGCGGACCTGACACACCGGTCGACTGAAACGATCGCCAGGTGGAACAACTGACATGCGGCACGGAACTCCCCAGCACGAGCGTGGATCAACAAACTAATCGAGGCATCCCAACATCAGAACGCGCGCCGGTTGTTGTCTCCGCGTCGAGTGTCCGCTCAGACCTTCCTTAGCGGGCATTCCCGACCGGGACGTGACGGGCCCGTTCATGGCCGGCTGCTGTCCGACGCGATCGGCTAAACGCGACCCACTCCGAACCTTGAACCCGGCGTCACCTCTACGGCTGCGTTGAGGTGTTAACCGCCATCCACACATCCGGGTCGGCTGGCAAATCGTTGCCCATAACTGTTATTCGCGGAATGTGTTCGTTGATCGATCGCGAGCAGACGGTTTCGGGAAAGCCGATTGAATCTAGCCAACCCAAATTTTGAGTGCGACCGAGGCCGTAGCGCGGCGTTGCGATCAGCGTGGCCCCCTGCCATCGAGGCGCCATCCGGGAAACTCGGCGTCGCTGACCTGTTGGCCTAAGGTCTAATTGACCGGCCTGAAATTCAGAGATCATATTGTACTGGGAACGTTCACGTGTCCGTAGTCTGGTCCGCGCGGAACTCGTCCCATGACCGGCGGACTCGGTCTATTGAGCGGGTTGAGGGCGGTAACAATCCCGTCCTAACCCGTGTGATCAGACAGTACTGGAGTGGCAGATCAGTTCACCTGCTGGCAGTGCTGGATCCTCCGATGCCGCGGGTATCGACAGAAGCAACGCTGACGACCTTGCGCCGGTGCAGATCACGTGCATCGCGGCAAAAGCAGGCGGTTTTGGACTCGAACACCTTGGTCTCCGCTGCAATTTGAAATCGTAGGGAGAGAGCAGGCATGGACTGGAACCGCTGGTACAGCTTAAAGAGCTACCTGAGATCTTCGCTGTGGACTGTGCCACTTATCGCAGTCGCGATTTATGCCGTGGTGAAACCTGTGACTGAAATGGTGGGCAGGTGGATGATCAGGCAAGGGACCCTTGATCCGAAAACCGGCTTTCTTGGGCTGTCCATGACCGGGGCGCGGTCGTTGGTCGGCGACATCGTTTCCGCAGACCTGGCGTTTCTGGTATTTACGTTCGGCTCATTGCTCGTCGCAATCCAGGTCGCTGGCGGGCAGTACACCC from Paraburkholderia hospita encodes the following:
- a CDS encoding ATP-binding response regulator, with translation MKTTNMSHRSETLAPASPACGIDDVRAALLQSEMRFRILLDDFPVAIYCCDANGKLTLFNDAAVQLWGRSPEIGMDSWCGSHRMFTVEGRPLPLDRCPMALTLLEQQEIGISEAIVERPDGSRRNVLAHPRLLAGSNGEVLGAINIVIDITERKRLEEQLKDADRRKDEFLAMLAHELRNPLAPVRSAVEVLKSGRPSDIQISQAVKVIDRQTTHLTSIVDDLLDVARIKHRRVTLNKTNVELAEVLADAIDIVAPEVAMRGLRLTVEQPTHAVSLHCDRTRLAQMLGNLLNNAAKYNREKGAIFLCVTVDGKDLIVTVRDTGIGIKKSMLGQVFDLFTQVRNGFTRQSGGLGIGLSVVKVMAEMHGGSISAASDGEGCGSEFCLRLPIVTTGAQLHLVVPVADSVQPQRIMIVDDNLDAGEAMKMLLEFHGHEITLARNAEEALLAARRAMPDVFLIDIGLPGMDGHALASELRMLPCDKPPRMIAVTGFGQPEDRQRSLSAGFDDHLIKPVGLSPLLQSLAPDTLPNATG
- a CDS encoding chemotaxis protein CheB gives rise to the protein MIKIPTAEEEPVPQAFPIVGIGASAGGLEAISELISTIPRSSGLSFLVVQHLDPSRRSLLPDILTKHTAMPVVEAIEGMAIEADHVYVIPPNARMRVAQRRINLHPRIDVLGPPMPIDDLLESLASDQGANAIGVILSGSGSDGALGLKAIQNEGGITFAQDEASARFASMPQAAIGTGCVDMVLPPRQIAEEIVRIGRQPHTGADQPMPATQAEKSLRHVFRLLHKACNVDFTHYKRGTIERRLSRRMALRQTSSVDDYIVVLESDATEVFALGRDLLIRVTEFFRDPETFEALVQIVFPRLLGDREPDMPIRLWVPGCATGEEVYSIAICLIEYLGERAADTPIQIFGTDVSVDALEIARAGRYIENIARNVSSQRLQRFFVRDGDYYRVDKGVRDLCTFARHNVATDPPFSRMDLVSCRNLLIYLNPVLQRSVMPLFHYALRSDGVLMLGPSETVGAFSDLFGVIESKRTKLYSKKPRPGRPGARSLSLMSSPESAVQLTSSTQDRREPPLVERLGREAARKALARYAPPYVLCDDELNIIEFHGDTGPYLVNPEGPPSSNLQRLARPEVFLAISEAVRQARQSGAPLRRTGLRVGAAGSAGEAGIEVHQIQIAGADGRWFIVFFESASQRTAESGQAALGDSSIASAVLRTLKRGLARTGEQDRGVQDAENARLRAELDATREQLRATLEEHESAREELKSSEEELLSSNEEFQSTNEELETAKEELQSINEELSTTNDELRYRVRELKTVHDEVTRARDYAEAIIETIAEPVLVLEADLRIVRANLAFYQAFATAAEATIGTKLYLLGNGQWDIPALRTMLEEILPEKTSVRDYEITHEFPRIGTRTMCLNAMRVAWPGQALVLLTIQDMTQQRDAVTRLEAADHQKDEFLAMLAHELRNPLAAIRNGLQLWQRGDADDASIKAAQAAAQRQLANEIGLVDDLLDVSRITRGIITLNVRRIDLVDSVRHAVETMRTEIGMRQHELVLELPEESLTVEGDTMRLEQIVTNLLGNAIKYTPPGGRIRLSLERDRHDAVLDVTDNGIGMTAEFIPTIFRIFVQAERTSDRRGAGLGLGLTLVRRLVELHQGSVHASSEGLDRGSRFVVRLPALPPGTAPEHAPNSGRSVEGTSTTHRILVVDDNVDAAESSAALLRLDGHVVQVACDGPAALQSAEDFRPDVVLLDIGLPGMDGYEVAERLRTMPTLADAVLIALSGYGGEQHAERCQQAGFDCHLVKPANLEQLDALIESSRSRRTPANNAP